In the genome of Enterococcus hirae ATCC 9790, one region contains:
- a CDS encoding DUF6530 family protein yields the protein MEIPTNLKHKPVIVVEDYDQVDGRNALHTDAKGLSLGLAQWNDRGKVDISGKVWRHTGEKWSRQSEELPITRILDLAILAAQGSLYFQDAYRYEKFYDPENPVVDIIGLQGNRMTVEVDTKNPKIDEDIMLYYDTLQKDGELIGERFRILKRLLDDLGY from the coding sequence ATGGAAATCCCAACAAATTTAAAACACAAACCTGTTATTGTCGTTGAAGACTATGATCAAGTTGATGGTAGAAATGCTTTGCATACGGATGCTAAAGGACTATCTTTAGGGTTAGCACAATGGAATGATCGTGGAAAAGTTGATATTTCAGGCAAGGTATGGCGCCATACGGGTGAAAAATGGTCACGCCAATCGGAAGAACTACCAATCACTCGGATCTTAGATCTAGCAATTTTAGCTGCGCAAGGGAGTTTGTATTTTCAAGATGCGTATCGCTATGAAAAATTTTATGATCCTGAAAATCCAGTTGTCGATATTATTGGACTTCAAGGAAATCGAATGACGGTTGAAGTGGATACCAAAAATCCTAAGATCGATGAAGATATTATGCTCTATTATGACACGTTACAAAAAGATGGCGAATTGATCGGAGAACGTTTCCGAATTTTGAAACGTCTATTAGATGATTTAGGGTATTAA
- a CDS encoding DegV family protein yields the protein MKLAVVTYSTAYLPERIQNHPDLFVIPIPVILDGKIYNEGIDIEADEYYGLLNKSKDFPTTSQPAVGEVLALYEELKRKGYDTILSIHLSSGISGFVNTLHAMKNDIDGVKIVPYDSKITSMPMGHMVEAALDLNQKGQSLEEIIAHIDRIRDNTYAYLIVDDLNNLVRGGRLTNGAALIGGLLKIKPILTFSEGKIVLFEKIRSSKKAFARAEKVIGMRNEEIAPPVKLYVIHANNLEVAIQEKEKLQKQYPHADIEIGHFGPVIGSHLGEKAIGLAISAQ from the coding sequence ATGAAACTTGCAGTAGTTACTTACAGTACGGCTTATTTGCCTGAACGAATCCAAAATCATCCTGATTTGTTCGTTATTCCGATCCCTGTCATTTTGGATGGGAAAATCTACAATGAAGGAATAGACATAGAAGCTGACGAATACTATGGGCTTCTAAATAAAAGCAAAGACTTCCCGACCACTTCACAACCTGCAGTTGGAGAAGTACTGGCGCTTTACGAAGAACTGAAAAGAAAAGGATACGATACCATCTTAAGTATCCATTTATCCTCTGGGATCTCCGGCTTTGTCAACACATTACATGCTATGAAAAACGACATTGATGGTGTAAAAATCGTTCCTTATGATTCTAAGATCACGAGTATGCCAATGGGTCACATGGTAGAAGCTGCTCTAGATTTAAATCAAAAAGGTCAATCTCTTGAAGAAATTATCGCACATATCGATCGTATTCGAGATAATACGTATGCTTATCTCATCGTGGATGACTTGAACAACTTAGTACGCGGTGGACGCTTGACTAATGGGGCTGCATTGATAGGTGGATTGCTTAAAATCAAACCGATTTTGACTTTTTCAGAAGGAAAAATCGTTTTATTTGAAAAAATCCGTTCAAGTAAAAAAGCTTTCGCTCGTGCCGAAAAAGTCATCGGCATGCGAAATGAGGAAATTGCACCACCTGTTAAACTTTATGTGATTCATGCAAATAATTTGGAAGTTGCCATACAAGAAAAAGAAAAATTACAAAAGCAATACCCGCATGCTGACATTGAGATTGGTCATTTTGGTCCAGTGATTGGTAGTCACTTAGGAGAAAAAGCAATCGGGCTTGCCATCTCTGCGCAATAA